The following are from one region of the Aspergillus chevalieri M1 DNA, chromosome 1, nearly complete sequence genome:
- a CDS encoding uncharacterized protein (CAZy:CE10;~COG:O;~EggNog:ENOG410PH95;~InterPro:IPR001375,IPR029058,IPR002470,IPR011042;~MEROPS:MER0018170;~PFAM:PF01738,PF00326,PF07859;~go_function: GO:0004252 - serine-type endopeptidase activity [Evidence IEA];~go_function: GO:0008236 - serine-type peptidase activity [Evidence IEA];~go_process: GO:0006508 - proteolysis [Evidence IEA]), whose translation METPSTKVPYGHWTSPLTAEQLAHSRVSLHEVVVNESTGTIYSIECLPTENGRYTIIEHHDGKSRNILPKESGLSAQARVHDLGGGSMAIRPDGKITFSDEKSYHVYQLDPAVADGDNGSHSGATLVHAADQDIRYADFCHHPTEFQWVLAIREDQRNATPETQAYDVHNVLVAINTDTGEEKVIAAGDDFYAHPKFNLSGRYVSWIQWSHPDMPWTGTVLYLADWDGNGGLANVRKIAGKAMSESIAQPKWGLDGALWFASDRTGFWQLYSIRPDDEDCQVRPLMLKGLEGAEMAIAEWDLGISTYTSLDESTIVAAAVTHATSRVVLVNTATASFQDLDLQYLDIDGIYRVSPTSFAIVGSSADSPPELALISLTPDTHAKAQARKAVLKSTASAFTLPPEYISHATSRTAPQLHGPLRNNSVHFFFFPPRNPHFHNNNNIPPPCLVYVHGGPNGNASPAFDLETQYYTTRGFAVAAVNYTGSTGFGREYRERFSGHWGLADVADTVSVVDYLVQNGTIDKSRVGIYGGSAGGYLTLRALHMYPDTWAAGISSYGISDVRALQADSYKFESQDVDRLLLSLTQGAEEREAELTRRSPCYFAKDIKAPLLLLQGTEDVVVPVAQARMMAAAMRECGNVAEVVEFPGEGHGWVGKEAIFESLRKKEVWWRTHLG comes from the exons ATGGAAACTCCTTCTACCAAAGTCCCCTATGGTCACTGGACCAGCCCTCTTACTGCCGAACAATTAGCACACAGCCGTGTCTCACTCCACGAAGTAGTCGTCAAC GAATCAACCGGCACCATCTACTCAATTGAATGTCTCCCAACTGAAAATGGCCGGTACACAATCATCGAGCACCACGATGGCAAAAGCCGCAACATCCTCCCGAAAGAGTCGGGATTAAGTGCGCAAGCCAGAGTGCATGATCTTGGCGGTGGTTCCATGGCAATCAGGCCTGATGGGAAGATTACATTCTCAGATGAAAAGTCTTATCATGTGTACCAGTTGGATCCGGCGGTGGCTGACGGTGATAATGGCTCCCATAGCGGGGCTACGCTCGTCCACGCCGCGGACCAGGATATCCGGTATGCGGATTTCTGTCACCATCCTACAGAGTTTCAGTGGGTGCTTGCTATTCGGGAGGACCAGCGCAATGCTACACCAGAGACACAGGCGTATGATGTCCATAATGTCCTGGTGGCTATCAACACCGACACGGGGGAGGAGAAGGTGATTGCTGCAGGGGACGATTTCTACGCGCATCCCAAATTCAATCTGTCGGGACGATATGTCTCCTGGATTCAGTGGTCGCATCCGGATATGCCATGGACGGGGACCGTTCTTTACTTGGCTGATTGGGACGGCAATGGAGGGTTGGCGAATGTGAGGAAGATAGCAGGTAAAGCTATGAGCGAGAGTATTGCGCAGCCGAAATGGGGCTTGGATGGAGCATTATGGTTTGCCAGTGACAGGACGGGGTTCTGGCAGCTGTACTCCATCCGTCCAGATGACGAGGATTGTCAAGTCAGGCCGCTGATGCTCAAGGGCCTTGAGGGGGCAGAAATGGCCATTGCGGAATGGGACCTCGGAATTTCGACGTACACATCGCTCGACGAATCGACGATAGTAGCAGCCGCCGTAACCCATGCTACCAGTAGGGTCGTCCTCGTcaacacagcaacagcaTCATTCCAGGATCTGGATCTCCAATACCTGGACATTGACGGAATCTACCGCGTATCGCCAACCTCGTTTGCAATCGTCGGCTCATCAGCGGACTCCCCTCCAGAGCTGGCACTAATCTCACTCACACCCGATACACACGCAAAGGCGCAAGCCCGAAAAGCCGTTCTCAAATCCACAGCATCCGCATTCACCCTACCACCCGAATACATCTCCCACGCAACCTCCCGCACCGCACCCCAACTCCATGGCCCCCTCCGCAACAACTCcgtccatttcttcttcttccctcctcGCAACCCACATttccacaacaacaacaacatacCCCCTCCGTGCCTAGTCTACGTCCACGGCGGCCCGAACGGCAACGCCTCTCCAGCCTTCGACCTCGAAACCCAATACTATACCACCCGCGGCTTCGCCGTCGCCGCAGTAAACTACACCGGCTCCACCGGCTTCGGCCGCGAATACCGCGAACGCTTCTCGGGCCACTGGGGCTTAGCTGACGTCGCCGACACCGTCAGCGTCGTCGACTACCTGGTCCAAAATGGGACGATTGATAAATCCCGCGTGGGCATCTATGGCGGCAGCGCGGGCGGGTATCTCACCCTGCGCGCGCTGCACATGTACCCGGATACCTGGGCGGCGGGGATAAGCAGCTACGGGATCAGCGACGTGCGCGCGTTGCAGGCGGACTCGTATAAGTTCGAGAGTCAGGATGTTGATCGGTTGCTTCTCTCGCTGACGCAGGGGGCGGAAGAGAGGGAGGCAGAACTGACGAGGCGCAGTCCATGCTACTTTGCGAAGGATATCAAAgcaccgctgctgctgttgcagGGGACGGAGGATGTCGTCGTCCCTGTTGCGCAGGCGCGGATGATGGCGGCCGCGATGCGTGAGTGTGGGAATGTAGCGGAGGTGGTGGAGTTCCCTGGTGAGGGACATGGATGGGTTGGCAAGGAGGCTATCTTTGAGTCTTTGCGGAAGAAGGAGGTGTGGTGGAGGACGCATCTGGGTTAG
- a CDS encoding phosphatidyl synthase (COG:I;~EggNog:ENOG410PHQT;~InterPro:IPR036412,IPR006357,IPR006353,IPR023214;~PFAM:PF13242,PF13344) — MSDIPPEAAPSPREHRGSGSLPIPNDSGNTVEIPATRSSISDAAQYMHNLSFTPSTRDRRGSRNSFGTSLPIPRSPRVSRLSSVVTAGEPSVSRDILASQVQDMSKEKVAAAKNMAFAFDIDGVLAHGNDPIPPAKEALKMLNGDNELGIKIPYILLTNGGGKTEEARCEQLSQILEVPVSTDQFIQSHTPMQALAEYYDTVLVIGGDGQNIRPAAENYGFKNVVHPKDIQAWDPTICPWSHITEEERAIAKPRDFSKLKFDAILVFNDSRDYQLDFQLIVDLLLAEDGLLLTRAKDPVSSRIPLYFSQGDMVFPTDHKGPTRLTLGAFRIALEAQYKALTGIELERVVYGKPEKATYTYADEVLKSWMEQIHNENKLPQNIYMVGDNPASDIIGGNMYGWNTCLVRTGVFQGGENDPNNPANFGVFDNVLEAVKAAVRKELGQDFKFKWNPKVNPVLHGDAGSAVE; from the coding sequence ATGTCTGACATCCCTCCCGAAGCTGCTCCTTCTCCCCGGGAACACCGTGGAAGTGGTTCTCTTCCCATTCCCAATGACTCAGGCAACACCGTTGAGATCCCTGCCACCCGCAGCTCTATCAGTGATGCTGCTCAGTACATGCACAACTTGAGCTTCACTCCCTCCACCCGGGACCGTCGGGGTTCTCGTAACTCCTTCGGTACCTCTCTGCCCATCCCGAGATCTCCTCGTGTCTCTCGTCTGTCCTCCGTTGTGACCGCTGGAGAGCCCTCGGTCTCTCGGGACATCCTGGCCTCGCAGGTCCAGGACATGTCCAAGGAGAAGGTGGCGGCTGCTAAGAACATGGCTTTCGCTTTCGACATTGACGGTGTCTTGGCCCATGGCAACGACCCCATCCCCCCGGCCAAGGAAGCCCTTAAGATGCTCAATGGCGACAACGAGCTGGGCATCAAGATTCCCTACATTCTCTTGACCAACGGTGGTGGTAAGACCGAAGAGGCCCGTTGCGAGCAGCTTTCTCAGATCCTCGAGGTCCCCGTCTCGACCGACCAGTTCATCCAGTCCCACACCCCAATGCAGGCATTGGCGGAATACTACGACACTGTCTTGGTCATTGGTGGTGACGGTCAGAACATTCGTCCGGCTGCCGAGAACTACGGTTTCAAGAACGTTGTCCACCCCAAGGATATCCAAGCTTGGGACCCCACCATCTGTCCCTGGAGTCACATCACTGAGGAGGAACGTGCCATTGCCAAGCCCCGCGACTTCTCCAAGCTCAAGTTCGATGCCATTTTGGTCTTCAACGACTCCCGTGACTACCAGCTCGACTTCCAACTCATTGTCGACTTGCTGCTTGCCGAGGACGGTCTGTTGTTGACCCGCGCCAAGGACCCTGTTTCCTCGCGTATTCCCCTCTACTTCTCCCAGGGTGACATGGTCTTCCCCACTGACCACAAGGGTCCGACCCGTCTGACTTTGGGTGCCTTCCGTATCGCTCTGGAGGCTCAGTACAAAGCCCTCACCGGTATCGAGTTGGAGCGTGTCGTCTACGGCAAGCCCGAAAAGGCCACCTACACCTACGCTGATGAGGTCCTCAAGTCCTGGATGGAGCAGATCCACAACGAGAACAAGCTCCCCCAGAACATCTACATGGTTGGTGACAACCCGGCCTCCGACATCATCGGTGGTAACATGTACGGCTGGAACACCTGCTTGGTCCGCACTGGTGTCTTCCAGGGTGGTGAAAACGACCCCAACAACCCGGCCAACTTCGGTGTCTTCGACAATGTTCTGGAGGCCGTCAAGGCTGCCGTCCGCAAGGAACTCGGCCAGGACTTCAAGTTCAAGTGGAACCCCAAGGTCAACCCTGTTCTTCACGGCGACGCTGGCTCTGCGGTGGAGTAG
- the gldB gene encoding putative glycerol dehydrogenase (GldB) (COG:C;~EggNog:ENOG410PFQG;~InterPro:IPR018170,IPR020471,IPR036812,IPR023210;~PFAM:PF00248;~go_function: GO:0016491 - oxidoreductase activity [Evidence IEA];~go_process: GO:0055114 - oxidation-reduction process [Evidence IEA]), with protein MSSGQTFKLNNGVTIPGVGFGTFASEGSKGESYNATLHALRTGYRHLDCAWFYQNEEEIGDAIRDFLKENSSVKREDIFVCTKVWNHLHRYEDVIWSIENSLKRLQLDYVDLFLVHWPIAAEKETQEQPKIGPDGKYVILHDLTENPEPTWRAMEKIYEDGKARAIGVSNWNISDFEKLFKFAKVKPQVNQIEIHPFLPNDELVQYCFNHDVLPAAYSPLGSQNQVPTTGERVSENKTLNDIAQKGGNTLAQVLIAWGLRRGYVVLPKSGNPARIESNFKSINLSDEDYEAVNAVAKGRHFRFVNMKDTFGYDVWPEETAKQLSA; from the exons ATGTCTTCTGGACAGACCTTCAAGCTCAACAACGGCGTCACCATCCCCGGTGTCGGTTTCGGTACCTTCGCCAGCGAGGGCTCCAAGGGTGAATCCTACAATGCCACTCTCCACGCCCTTCGCACTGGTTACAGACACCTCGACTGTGCCTGGTTCTACCAGAACGAGGAGGAGATCGGTGATGCTATCCGCGACTTCCTCAAGGAGAACTCGTCGGTCAAGCGTGAGGACATTTTTGTGTGCACCAAGGTCTGGAACCACCTGCACCGCTACGAGGATGTCATCTGGTCCATCGAGAACTCGCTGAAGCGTCTGCAACTTGACTACGTtgacctcttcctcgtccacTGGCCCATTGCTGCCGAGAAGGAGACCCAGGAGCAGCCCAAGATTGGCCCTGATGGCAAG TACGTTATCCTCCACGACCTGACCGAGAACCCCGAGCCCACCTGGCGCGCAATGGAGAAGATCTACGAAGACGGCAAGGCCCGCGCCATTGGTGTCTCGAACTGGAACATCTCCGACTTCGAGAAGCTCTTCAAGTTCGCCAAGGTGAAGCCTCAGGTCAACCAGATCGAGATCCACCCCTTCCTCCCCAACGATGAGCTGGTGCAGTACTGCTTCAACCACGACGTCCTGCCCGCCGCCTACTCGCCCCTCGGCTCGCAGAACCAGGTCCCCACCACTGGCGAGCGTGTCAGCGAGAACAAGACCCTCAACGACATTGCTCAGAAGGGCGGCAATACTCTCGCCCAGGTCCTCATCGCATGGGGTCTGCGCCGTGGCTACGTCGTGCTGCCCAAGAGTGGTAACCCTGCCCGTATAGAGTCCAACTTCAAGAGCATTAATCTGTCGGATGAGGACTACGAGGCTGTCAACGCCGTCGCCAAGGGCCGTCACTTCCGTTTCGTCAACATGAAGGACACCTTCGGTTACGATGTGTGGCCCGAGGAGACTGCTAAGCAGCTCTCTGCTTAG
- a CDS encoding uncharacterized protein (COG:I;~EggNog:ENOG410PK7T;~InterPro:IPR001753,IPR029045,IPR014748;~PFAM:PF00378,PF16113;~go_function: GO:0003824 - catalytic activity [Evidence IEA]): MAPPESYHALPFQEISISHVPATSPTPTSVVLLTLNRPQRLNAVTAQMIEELVAVYEYFKADDRIKAVVVTGAGKGFCVGADLGIGFGKLLQQLKENPSKMMDEYRDGGGRVALAMYNCHKPIIMAINGPAAGFGITMTLPATIRVASADAKISFAFSRRGLVMEACSSYFLPRLVGLSRALHLVTTGESYEASDPSLNQLFSEVLPSPEKTVERALQIAADIAKNTSTVSTTVMRDMMYRGPSSAEETHLLDSKVFLGMLMSKDSQEGIKSFSQRREPEFKGSMARDAPCGWPWWDATHTEGGKTKL; the protein is encoded by the exons ATGGCACCCCCAGAAAGCTACCACGCCCTTCCATTTCAGGAGATCTCAATCTCCCATGTCCCTGCAACATCCCCGACACCCACCAGCGTCgtcctcctcaccctcaaCCGACCACAGAGACTCAATGCCGTCACCGCGCAGATGATCGAGGAATTGGTCGCCGTGTACGAGTATTTCAAGGCAGATGATCGAATCAAAGCTGTCGTGGTGACTGGTGCTGGAAAGGGGTTTTGCGTGGGAGCGGATCTTGGGATCGGGTTTGGGAAATTGCTGCAGCAGTTGAAGGAGAATCCTTCGAAAATGATGGATGAGTATCGGGATGG AGGAGGTCGCGTCGCGCTGGCAATGTACAACTGCCACAAACCCATCATCATGGCGATCAACGGCCCCGCGGCTGGGTTCGGAATCACAATGACACTCCCAGCGACAATCCGCGTGGCAAGTGCCGATGCGAAGATTAGCTTCGCCTTCTCACGACGTGGACTCGTTATGGAGGCGTGCAGTTCGTATTTCCTGCCCAGGCTCGTGGGGCTTTCGCGTGCATTGCATTTGGTGACCACCGGGGAAAGCTATGAGGCGTCGGACCCGTCACTGAACCAACTCTTCTCTGAAGTGTTACCTTCACCGGAGAAGACAGTTGAGAGAGCTCTTCAGATTGCTGCGGATATCGCAAAGAACACGTCCACCGTGAGTACGACTGTTATGCGCGATATGATGTATAGAGGCCCGTCAAGCGCAGAAGAGACCCATTTGTTGGACTCGAAGGTCTTTCTGGGAATGCTCATGTCGAAAGATAGCCAGGAAGGTATTAAGAGCTTTTCTCAGAGGAGGGAACCGGAGTTCAAGGGGAGTATGGCTCGTGATGCGCCGTGTGGTTGGCCATGGTGGGATGCAACGCACACGGAGGGAGGCAAGACGAAGCTCTAG
- a CDS encoding uncharacterized protein (COG:S;~EggNog:ENOG410PR3H), producing the protein MTTENKHNLLKLLSARSYLPVDEKPSAARDSASSSTSAVEIITSPEQSHLLPMDSTRVTRQRRSSRNVGRPRLDAQGTAVLSESRRKQIRQAQKTYRLKKEAALQNTQARLAELEQKINGIFEAFSDLYDIALDSDLKSTHPALFDHFHGVKRLFTTDVGRFPTSSSGPSSTSRQGNAQKCATLVPEGDSSCGRSTSQQNVFGYCPLPSISSQSMETTPETVSLSPDDHNEEDSQPDSNNSAWQSFGNFIYTYCFQEAEFSRRLQRYCLEYAFRLFSDPRSHPNRIYQVFRLVPCIQNKAKMYPYFKRLVMAASGESLEIQALPFYCIGGAGTHYPLFDDTGNPIYPPKMRLPKRLLGVLPVVRCASDVESNWDTDRLLEVCGFGGQWLDCRDVEGFLSARGVQLEESSLFPRVEGLLERECQSVSAEPSHSEQSTASGGDQSEQNEPASNISSPPKSLHQYTLDIERFFLYLLQGMVILGRVPGFRQSDVVAAFSASLQLQVSS; encoded by the exons ATGACCACCGAAAACAAACATAATCTTCTGAAGCTCCTGTCCGCACGGTCTTATCTCCCGGTTGATGAGAAACCATCGGCAGCCCGAGACTCGGCAAGTTCTTCGACATCTGCAGTCGAAATTATCACTAGTCCAGAGCAGTCGCATTTATTACCAATGGACTCTACTAGAGTCACTCGTCAACGGCGATCGTCCAGGAATGTGGGGAGACCGAGGTTGGATGCACAGGGCACAGCGGTTTTGTCAGAG AGTCGTCGGAAACAAATTCGACAAGCGCAGAAGACATATCGGCTCAAGAAAGAAGCTGCTTTGCAGAATACTCAGGCACGACTCGCGGAACTAGAGCAAAAGATTAATGGGATATTCGAAGCCTTCTCCGATCTATACGATATCGCGCTTGACTCTGACTTGAAGAGCACTCATCCTGCGCTTTTTGATCATTTTCATGGAGTTAAACGTCTCTTTACTACAGACGTGGGTCGATTTCCTACAAGTTCATCAGGACCCTCAAGTACCAGTCGTCAAGGTAACGCACAAAAATGCGCCACATTAGTACCAGAGGGCGATAGTAGCTGCGGCAGAAGCACTTCTCAACAAAATGTCTTCGGGTATTGTCCACTGCCATCCATAAGCTCCCAGTCTATGGAAACCACTCCGGAGACTGTTTCATTGTCCCCTGATGACCACAACGAAGAAGACAGCCAACCCGATAGCAATAACAGTGCCTGGCAATCTTTCGGGAATTTCATTTACACTTACTGCTTCCAGGAGGCCGAGTTCTCGCGACGTCTTCAACGCTATTGTTTGGAATATGCATTCCGCTTGTTCAGCGACCCACGCTCCCATCCGAATCGCATATATCAAGTCTTCCGCCTGGTCCCTTGCATCCAGAATAAAGCCAAGATGTATCCTTACTTCAAGCGGCTTGTTATGGCTGCCTCTGGGGAGTCATTGGAGATCCAAGCTCTCCCTTTCTACTGCATTGGTGGCGCAGGAACGCACTACCCTTTGTTTGATGACACGGGAAATCCAATCTATCCTCCGAAAATGAGACTTCCAAAGAGGCTACTTGGAGTCTTGCCTGTGGTAAGATGTGCCTCCGATGTTGAATCAAATTGGGATACGGATCGGTTACTCGAGGTTTGCGGGTTCGGTGGTCAGTGGCTTGATTGTCGAGACGTGGAAGGCTTTCTCAGTGCTCGTGGCGTTCAACTCGAAGAATCATCCCTGTTTCCGCGAGTGGAAGGCCTCCTTGAAAGAGAATGCCAGTCTGTTTCAGCTGAACCTTCGCACTCAGAACAATCAACTGCAAGCGGCGGAGACCAATCGGAGCAAAATGAACCAGCAAGCAACATATCATCCCCACCCAAATCACTACATCAATACACCCTGGATATTGAAAGATTCTTTCTCT ATCTCCTCCAAGGAATGGTTATTTTAGGCCGCGTGCCAGGCTTCAGACAAAGTGACGTTGTAGCTGCCTTTAGTGCTTCTCTACAACTACAAGTTTCGTCCTGA
- a CDS encoding uncharacterized protein (COG:S;~EggNog:ENOG410PP66;~InterPro:IPR036673,IPR011058,IPR010730;~PFAM:PF06985,PF08881) gives MLCDRCAAVFQNPKISISPFHLRQRFDDDDLQVLHPNFASLEAAIKERCGFCHRISHALSSKGDSQIFTDFQLSPDVDPDSFSIRYRLVYESDNGKVVSYMAVCLAQRADEELREHCSEYLVISPEQVPLTGESVIETENGSTTASINTITSWIENCNRNHSLCSREEGPRLNHQFARILDVGDVPDAPEVKLCLPKNLKFDTKYVTLSHCWGGITSEPPSLTTATYDEYLQRITVADLPQAFQDAIQLTRKLGIRYFWTESLCIIQDCPKDWLDQAGVMGEVYQGSYLNIAADISLDPNGGLFTIRNSVLATPLRISVRGNISQDDLPPLRLEGASLFVAEATPQVLETEIDLNTRLGNRDGNFDLKDKDFAFTARSVELVETTLYAELRTISGEWRCRCVDVRELLEGPSDRSSFRLVGGSTLFISEPQEIDLNECLANRDGAVNADGTDFAFTARNISLDGSTLRAELRKINGEWRQDSIDLASCVSWSSGRLRPKKFVETFYDVVTDGYAKRSKQTLESKSNAKEWVFQESLLAPRLVHFMDRQLIWECTTSKTLDERSNEKSDDRQGVIKWSEPEDPYSVNLLHEPKTRELGLDYIWSSLRAMHGRSKFTFRRKTLSQNSDLLRQAKQMCYGESEFETTHSLIKYWSDIAVNHSAAYPRQIDRLIAVAGLAKILSTRTSFRYVAGLWEVQLPRQLLWTPSHLKEMPTEKSTAPSWSWASYPGGITDRGIKPGPILETNGVMDLVKCLSIDIEGLSEKDDMPFGQVKDGRLLVRGRLLPISLDLSVWPEGATREDTLVQSWTGSTSEAPCGETFLVPILFTCCDDGFSDSIPNSLLLESTEEKGVFHRIGTARLRDCCDLKNITPQLYTAEYIDHEFEDDDESEASAEDDGFVIIPTPDAVKPNPQQDASNNATSHHASNDTQYTFLDEASEIATERETDPDSERTMTPEEIISSTEREISRWNTLFPKLPKTEEEFEIDINTDELEREMMGFYNNDSARSSRTRTQAGHKRKVQKLTPKDAIAGHYYIGYIEDDKDTNRYGHFVFEIR, from the exons ATGCTTTGTGATCGCTGTGCTGCTGTCTTTCAAAATCCCAAGATTTCCATCTCGCCGTTCCATCTCCGCCAGCGgtttgatgatgacgacCTACAAGTCCTGCATCCCAACTTCGCGTCTCTCGAAGCTGCGATCAAGGAAAGATGCGGCTTCTGCCATCGAATTTCCCATGCTTTGTCATCCAAGGGAGATAGTCAGATTTTTACCGATTTCCAATTAAGCCCGGACGTCGACCCTGACTCATTTTCTATACGATATCGCCTTGTTTATGAGTCTGATAATGGGAAGGTCGTTTCATATATGGCTGTCTGCCTTGCACAGAGAGCAGACGAAGAGCTGAGAGAGCATTGCTCGGAGTATTTAGTCATATCTCCTG AGCAAGTTCCTCTGACAGGAGAATCAGTCATAGAGACAGAGAATGGATCCACTACAGCATCGATCAATACCATCACTTCCTGGATCGAGAATTGCAACAGGAACCATTCCCTATGCagcagagaagaaggacCTCGGTTGAATCATCAGTTTGCTCGGATCCTGGACGTAGGTGATGTGCCCGACGCGCCCGAGGTGAAGCTTTGTCTCCCAAAGAATCTCAAGTTCGATACAAAATATGTGACCCTCAGTCATTGCTGGGGAGGTATCACTTCGGAACCTCCATCCCTGACCACCGCGACATACGACGAGTACTTGCAGCGCATTACCGTCGCGGATTTACCTCAAGCCTTTCAAGATGCAATCCAACTGACTCGAAAACTGGGAATTCGATACTTTTGGACTGAGTCTCTATGCATCATTCAGGACTGTCCAAAGGACTGGCTGGACCAGGCAGGAGTGATGGGTGAAGTTTATCAGGGTTCGTATCTCAATATTGCGGCAGATATCTCGCTCGATCCCAATGGAGGACTGTTTACGATAAGAAATTCTGTCTTGGCGACACCTCTGCGAATCTCCGTCCGGGGTAATATATCGCAAGATGATCTTCCACCACTCAGATTAGAAGGTGCATCACTGTTTGTAGCTGAAGCAACACCTCAAGTTCTCGAGACAGAGATTGATCTCAATACCCGTCTTGGTAATAGAGACGGAAACTTCGATCTCAAAGACAAGGACTTTGCTTTTACCGCGCGGAGCGTTGAATTGGTAGAAACTACTCTCTATGCCGAATTAAGAACCATATCCGGGGAGTGGAGATGCAGATGCGTGGACGTGAGGGAGCTTTTAGAGGGACCGTCTGATCGTTCAAGTTTCAGACTTGTCGGGGGCTCAACTCTCTTCATTTCGGAACCTCAGGAAATCGACCTTAACGAGTGTCTCGCAAACAGAGATGGCGCTGTCAACGCCGATGGCACAGACTTCGCTTTTACTGCAAGGAATATCTCCCTCGACGGGAGTACCTTACGAGCTGAACTCCGGAAGATCAACGGGGAATGGAGACAGGATAGTATCGACTTGGCCAGCTGTGTTAGCTGGTCATCGGGGCGACTACGTCCCAAAAAGTTTGTGGAGACCTTCTACGATGTTGTCACGGATGGCTACGCCAAGCGGTCAAAACAGACCTTAGAATCGAAATCCAACGCCAAGGAATGGGTTTTCCAAGAGTCTCTGCTAGCTCCACGACTAGTGCATTTCATGGACCGACAGCTGATTTGGGAATGCACCACCTCGAAGACTCTTGACGAAAGATCGAATGAAAAGAGCGATGATCGACAGGGCGTGATAAAGTGGTCAGAACCGGAGGACCCGTACTCCGTGAACTTACTCCATGAACCAAAGACGAGGGAGTTGGGACTTGATTACATCTGGTCTTCCCTCAGAGCAATGCACGGCCGTAGTAAATTCACTTTCCGGAGGAAGACTCTTTCTCAAAACTCAGATCTCTTAAGACAAGCGAAGCAAATGTGCTACGGAGAAAGCGAGTTTGAGACAACGCACTCTCTCATCAAATACTGGTCCGACATCGCAGTCAATCACAGTGCTGCATATCCAAGACAGATCGACCGTTTGATAGCCGTTGCTGGTCTGGCAAAAATACTGTCTACCAGAACGAGTTTCCGCTATGTTGCTGGACTCTGGGAAGTCCAACTCCCACGGCAGTTGCTCTGGACCCCATCGCATTTGAAGGAGATGCCAACTGAAAAGTCCACCGCCCCATCGTGGTCATGGGCATCATACCCTGGTGGTATAACAGATAGAGGAATAAAACCAGGCCCCATACTTGAAACAAACGGCGTCATGGATCTAGTCAAATGCCTCTCTATTGACATCGAAGGCTTATCTGAAAAGGATGACATGCCCTTCGGCCAGGTGAAAGACGGGCGACTTCTCGTCCGAGGCCGCTTACTTCCTATATCGCTCGATCTGAGCGTCTGGCCAGAGGGTGCTACACGGGAGGATACACTTGTTCAGTCCTGGACTGGGTCCACGTCAGAAGCCCCTTGCGGAGAAACCTTCCTAGTTCCAATTCTTTTCACATGCTGTGACGATGGGTTTTCAGACTCAATTCCTAATTCCCTGCTCCTGGAATCgacagaagagaaaggcgTGTTTCATCGTATCGGTACAGCGCGGCTTAGGGATTGCTGCGACTTGAAGAATATAACACCGCAACTGTACACAGCTGAATATATCGACCATGAATTCGAGGACGATGACGAGAGTGAAGCTAGCGCTGAAGACGATGGCTTCGTGATAATTCCCACCCCTGACGCAGTCAAACCCAATCCCCAGCAGGACGCTAGCAACAATGCTACAAGCCATCACGCCTCGAATGATACACAATATACATTCCTAGACGAAGCGAGCGAAATTGCCACCGAACGCGAGACAGATCCAGACAGTGAGCGGACAATGACACCCGAGGAGATAATAAGCAGTACCGAGAGGGAGATTTCGCGGTGGAACACGCTTTTCCCAAAACTGCCTAAGACGGAAGAAGagtttgaaattgatattaACACTGATGAACTGGAGCGCGAAATGATGGGCTTCTACAACAATGATTCAGCTCGTTCCAGTCGGACGAGAACTCAGGCGGGACATAAGAGGAAGGTGCAGAAGCTGACACCGAAGGATGCGATTGCAGGTCATTATTATATTGGTTATATTGAAGATGATAAGGATACAAACCGGTACGGGCATTTTGTGTTTGAAATTCGTTGA